A genomic stretch from Chitinivorax tropicus includes:
- a CDS encoding ImmA/IrrE family metallo-endopeptidase: MPDAVDLEVVRQMLPETPYGKGVREIKAPMVLDVNACEGMLVRNPKDTAEWGIFYNGKANPERQRFTIAHELGHFILHRDQRQSFNCDKESVYSGADTIRVIEREADDFASNLLMPGDLLREWISNQRIDLHVLSALAKRFQVSFEALCIRFIKFTTQRAILVYWDNGFVKYEWRSSSAVKTRARIRRTDDPQEPLPGTLAADSTVEQEWDGTEMSAAIWCPEEAPHMKLREFKHSYTTGDRVLTLLLLESAEPRSWDRSWQDGESFDSYDQFVANGQHPVR; this comes from the coding sequence ATGCCGGATGCCGTGGATCTGGAAGTCGTCCGGCAAATGCTTCCAGAGACGCCTTACGGCAAAGGGGTGCGGGAGATCAAAGCCCCGATGGTGCTGGACGTCAATGCCTGCGAAGGCATGCTCGTGCGCAACCCAAAGGACACGGCCGAGTGGGGTATTTTCTATAACGGCAAGGCCAATCCAGAACGCCAGCGCTTCACCATCGCCCACGAGCTGGGCCACTTCATCCTCCACCGAGATCAGCGGCAAAGTTTCAACTGCGACAAGGAAAGCGTGTACTCCGGCGCTGACACCATCCGTGTCATCGAACGTGAGGCGGACGACTTTGCCAGCAACCTGCTGATGCCTGGCGACTTGCTGCGCGAGTGGATCTCGAACCAGCGTATCGACCTGCATGTCCTGAGCGCGCTTGCCAAACGATTCCAGGTGTCGTTCGAGGCGCTGTGCATCCGGTTCATCAAGTTCACGACGCAGCGGGCAATCCTTGTCTATTGGGACAACGGCTTCGTGAAGTACGAATGGCGCAGCAGCAGCGCGGTCAAGACGCGCGCTCGCATCCGGCGCACTGACGATCCGCAAGAACCGTTACCCGGCACCCTGGCTGCTGATTCCACTGTTGAGCAGGAGTGGGATGGCACGGAGATGTCTGCCGCGATCTGGTGCCCGGAGGAGGCGCCACACATGAAGTTGCGCGAGTTCAAGCACAGCTACACCACAGGAGATCGCGTCCTGACCCTTCTGCTGCTGGAAAGCGCTGAACCAAGATCATGGGATCGGTCTTGGCAAGACGGCGAGAGCTTCGACAGCTATGACCAATTCGTCGCCAACGGCCAGCATCCCGTTCGGTGA
- a CDS encoding DUF2924 domain-containing protein produces MTAHATSPTPASVAARVGAIPHLSMDDLWALWDDHFEERPHHHHRVWLESRLAYRMQERAFGGLKPSLRKKLEDVGETGILPKQLRGDSQRLLPGSVLTRIYDDIEHRVLVRGSNDFEYQGQRFKSLSAVAKRITGSHWSGPVFFGLKAPASKKGAV; encoded by the coding sequence ATGACAGCACACGCAACCTCACCAACGCCCGCCTCAGTCGCCGCCCGCGTCGGAGCTATTCCCCATCTTTCGATGGACGATCTTTGGGCACTCTGGGACGACCATTTCGAAGAGCGGCCACATCACCACCATCGGGTCTGGTTGGAAAGTCGCCTGGCCTACCGGATGCAGGAGCGCGCGTTTGGCGGCTTGAAACCGTCACTGCGCAAGAAGCTCGAGGATGTTGGTGAAACCGGCATCTTGCCCAAGCAACTGCGCGGCGATAGTCAGCGTCTGTTGCCCGGCTCCGTCCTTACACGCATTTACGACGACATTGAGCATCGTGTGCTGGTGCGTGGATCGAATGATTTCGAGTACCAAGGGCAACGCTTCAAAAGCCTGTCCGCTGTAGCCAAACGCATCACGGGCAGCCACTGGTCAGGTCCGGTGTTCTTTGGCTTGAAGGCACCTGCTTCCAAGAAGGGGGCAGTATGA
- a CDS encoding recombinase family protein has product MSSVRRNPTPAVTPKKRCAVYTRKSTDEGLDQEYNSLEAQRDAGLAFIASQRHEGWIAVDDGYDDGGYSGGNMERPGLRRLMIDIEAGKIDTVVVYKIDRLTRSLPDFAKLVDVFDRNGVSFVSVTQQFNTTTSMGRLTLNILLSFAQFEREVTGERIRDKIAASKAKGMWMGGVPPLGYDVVERKLVVNEREAELVRDIFRRYAEHGSAARLVRELEIEGHTTKAWVTQSGRERLGRSIDQQYLFTLLRNRIYLGEICNHDTWYSAQHDPIISQELWNGAHAFIERRKQAPREHRAKHPALLAGLLFAPDGQRMLHSFVKKKNGRQYRYYVPYLHKRRNAGASLAPHTPDVGHLPAAEIEDAVLAKIHAALSSPQMLIAVWRSCQQHPVGAALDEAQVVVAMQRIGDVWSQLFPAEQQRITRLLIERVQLHGHGLDIVWREDGWIGFGADISMHPLIEESQERAEEVWA; this is encoded by the coding sequence ATGAGCTCAGTGCGTCGAAACCCAACTCCCGCAGTCACGCCAAAGAAGCGCTGCGCCGTGTACACCCGCAAGTCCACTGACGAAGGACTCGACCAGGAATACAACAGCCTCGAGGCACAGCGTGATGCGGGCTTGGCCTTTATTGCCAGCCAACGGCATGAGGGCTGGATTGCCGTCGACGACGGATACGACGACGGCGGCTACTCGGGCGGCAACATGGAACGGCCCGGGTTACGCCGCCTGATGATCGACATCGAAGCGGGGAAGATCGATACCGTGGTCGTCTACAAAATCGACCGCTTGACACGCAGCCTGCCGGACTTTGCCAAGCTGGTCGACGTGTTCGACCGCAACGGCGTCTCCTTTGTCTCAGTCACGCAGCAGTTCAACACCACCACATCGATGGGGCGATTGACGCTCAACATCCTTTTGTCATTTGCGCAGTTCGAACGCGAGGTCACCGGCGAGCGCATCCGTGACAAGATCGCCGCCAGCAAGGCCAAGGGCATGTGGATGGGCGGAGTCCCACCTCTCGGATACGACGTGGTCGAACGCAAGCTCGTCGTCAACGAACGTGAAGCCGAGCTGGTGCGTGACATCTTCCGCCGCTACGCCGAGCACGGCTCGGCTGCGCGACTCGTCCGCGAATTGGAAATCGAAGGGCATACCACCAAGGCATGGGTCACCCAGTCCGGTCGGGAGCGATTGGGGCGAAGCATCGATCAGCAGTACCTCTTTACCTTGCTGCGAAACCGCATCTACCTCGGCGAGATCTGCAATCACGACACGTGGTACTCGGCCCAGCACGACCCCATCATTTCTCAAGAGCTGTGGAACGGGGCACACGCCTTTATCGAGAGACGAAAGCAGGCACCGCGCGAACACCGTGCCAAGCATCCGGCATTGCTGGCGGGGCTGCTGTTCGCACCGGATGGCCAACGCATGCTGCACTCCTTTGTGAAGAAGAAAAACGGTCGGCAGTACCGCTACTACGTGCCTTACCTGCACAAGCGGCGCAACGCAGGTGCCAGCCTGGCTCCGCATACTCCGGACGTGGGCCACCTGCCAGCCGCTGAGATCGAAGACGCGGTGCTGGCAAAAATCCATGCGGCGCTTTCATCGCCCCAAATGCTGATCGCTGTATGGCGATCCTGCCAGCAGCATCCAGTCGGTGCGGCTTTGGACGAAGCACAGGTGGTGGTCGCCATGCAGCGCATCGGTGATGTGTGGTCGCAACTGTTCCCTGCCGAGCAGCAACGGATCACACGGCTGCTGATAGAACGCGTGCAACTACATGGGCACGGCCTGGATATCGTTTGGCGGGAGGACGGCTGGATCGGATTCGGTGCGGACATCAGCATGCATCCCTTGATCGAAGAATCCCAAGAACGTGCCGAGGAGGTTTGGGCATGA
- a CDS encoding helix-turn-helix transcriptional regulator, with product MQTPVSSIPRSPQQAINTMSPGDRRVLNENELAQRWGVSPKTLQRWRSEGRGPRYLKLSKRVGYPVDAILEFEREALHDSTSERAAV from the coding sequence ATGCAGACACCAGTCAGCAGTATCCCCCGGTCGCCACAGCAGGCGATCAACACCATGTCACCCGGTGATCGCCGCGTGCTCAACGAGAACGAGCTCGCGCAACGCTGGGGCGTTAGCCCCAAGACTTTGCAGCGCTGGCGCAGTGAGGGTCGCGGTCCACGCTACCTGAAGCTGTCCAAGCGTGTCGGCTACCCGGTCGACGCGATCCTCGAGTTTGAGCGCGAAGCGCTGCACGACTCGACATCCGAACGCGCGGCGGTTTGA
- a CDS encoding BRO-N domain-containing protein — protein sequence MSAIIPFQFEAHAVRVQVDELGQPWFNATDVCDALEMGNPSQAIKSHVDAEDLQKLETLTAGGRQRQNHVNESGLYALILGSTKDAAKRFKRWVTNEVLPAIRKTGAYSATSTMAALPAPTHDRVTAILLIGEAVAKVPGVKTGIAMAATLTCIQENTGLTTEVLRRALPAANEPICSLNATQLGKLLSRSAKATNQLLASGGLQFRNDRDEWELTEAGEAWAEAMPYSRNGHSGYQILWNPAVAEQLKEVA from the coding sequence ATGAGCGCGATCATTCCCTTCCAGTTCGAAGCGCACGCCGTGCGCGTCCAGGTCGATGAACTCGGGCAGCCGTGGTTCAACGCCACCGATGTCTGCGACGCGCTGGAGATGGGCAATCCGTCTCAGGCGATCAAGTCCCACGTCGATGCCGAGGATCTCCAGAAATTGGAGACCCTTACGGCGGGTGGCCGTCAACGCCAAAACCACGTCAACGAGTCGGGGCTTTACGCCCTGATCCTCGGTAGCACCAAGGATGCCGCCAAGCGTTTCAAGCGCTGGGTCACCAACGAAGTGCTGCCTGCGATCCGCAAGACAGGCGCATATTCGGCTACCTCCACGATGGCCGCCTTGCCCGCGCCCACCCACGACCGGGTCACCGCCATCCTGCTGATCGGCGAAGCGGTCGCCAAGGTGCCGGGCGTCAAGACCGGCATTGCGATGGCTGCAACGTTGACCTGCATTCAGGAAAACACCGGCCTGACCACGGAAGTGCTGCGCCGCGCTTTGCCTGCCGCCAATGAGCCGATCTGCTCGCTCAACGCCACCCAGCTCGGCAAATTGTTGAGTCGCTCAGCCAAGGCCACCAATCAGTTGCTGGCATCTGGCGGCCTTCAGTTCCGCAACGACCGGGACGAGTGGGAGCTGACCGAGGCCGGTGAAGCATGGGCCGAAGCCATGCCGTACTCGCGTAACGGTCACAGCGGCTACCAGATCCTCTGGAATCCGGCGGTCGCGGAACAACTGAAGGAGGTGGCGTGA
- a CDS encoding ATP-binding protein, giving the protein MSLPIISAQQRLAERKGVKLLMLGKSGIGKTTRLKDLDPATTLFLDIEAGDLAVADWPGDTIRPASWPESRDFFVFLAGPDKSLPPESAFSQAHYDHVIEKFGDPAQLDRYQTFFLDSITQLSRQCFAWCKTQPGATSDRSGKPDLRAAYGLLGQEMVSALTHLQHARGKNVVFVAILDERLDDYNRKVFVPQIEGSKTSLELPGIVDEVVTLAEIKADDGSAYRAFVTHTVNPYGFPAKDRSGRLDLLEPPHLGALIAKCAGQSPAPVSSGIPTTENTTESKE; this is encoded by the coding sequence ATGTCCCTCCCGATCATTTCCGCGCAGCAGCGCTTGGCCGAGCGCAAGGGTGTGAAGTTACTGATGCTGGGCAAATCCGGCATCGGCAAGACCACCCGGCTCAAAGACCTCGACCCTGCCACCACCTTGTTCCTCGACATCGAGGCGGGCGATCTCGCTGTGGCCGACTGGCCGGGCGACACCATCCGCCCGGCATCGTGGCCCGAGAGCCGCGACTTTTTCGTGTTCCTCGCAGGCCCGGACAAGTCGCTGCCGCCGGAGAGCGCGTTCTCGCAGGCGCACTACGACCACGTCATCGAGAAATTCGGCGACCCGGCGCAGCTGGACCGATACCAGACCTTTTTCCTCGATTCGATCACGCAACTGTCCCGTCAGTGCTTTGCGTGGTGCAAGACGCAGCCAGGTGCCACCAGTGACCGCTCCGGCAAGCCAGATCTGCGCGCAGCCTATGGGTTGCTCGGCCAGGAAATGGTCAGCGCATTGACCCACCTCCAGCACGCACGCGGCAAAAACGTGGTGTTCGTGGCCATCCTCGACGAACGCCTTGATGACTACAACCGCAAGGTGTTCGTCCCGCAGATCGAAGGCAGCAAGACCAGTCTGGAACTGCCCGGCATCGTCGATGAGGTCGTGACGCTGGCCGAGATCAAGGCCGACGACGGCAGTGCCTACCGCGCCTTCGTCACGCACACCGTCAATCCCTACGGCTTCCCAGCCAAAGACCGAAGCGGTCGCCTCGACTTGCTGGAGCCACCGCATCTGGGCGCGCTGATCGCCAAGTGTGCTGGCCAGTCGCCAGCGCCCGTCAGCAGCGGCATCCCCACTACAGAAAACACCACCGAATCCAAGGAGTAA
- a CDS encoding DUF6511 domain-containing protein, which yields MKCWVCKRQARGFGHTDNRHGVGNPRRYPIDWVFCSQRCQNAFHALYGNWLRVKEGRVDSKEVVMIDPSDIELAAMKKCLKAFGEAAGEIGFTKPLGDYSEAEALQVIDAIVTCYTEAMVAHHEASKYPPVRGMTPAPDPLANPFADLEDDLPWEEPKGRKP from the coding sequence ATGAAATGCTGGGTCTGCAAACGACAGGCCCGGGGATTCGGCCACACCGACAACCGTCACGGTGTCGGCAATCCCCGGCGCTATCCCATCGATTGGGTGTTCTGCTCGCAGCGCTGCCAAAACGCGTTTCACGCGTTGTACGGCAACTGGCTGCGGGTCAAGGAAGGTCGCGTCGACAGCAAGGAGGTCGTCATGATCGATCCGTCTGATATCGAGCTGGCCGCGATGAAGAAGTGCCTCAAGGCCTTCGGCGAGGCAGCGGGCGAGATCGGGTTCACCAAGCCGCTGGGCGATTACTCCGAAGCCGAGGCGCTGCAAGTGATCGACGCCATCGTCACTTGCTACACCGAGGCAATGGTCGCGCACCACGAGGCAAGCAAGTACCCGCCGGTGCGTGGCATGACGCCTGCGCCCGACCCTCTGGCCAACCCGTTCGCGGATCTGGAGGACGACCTCCCCTGGGAAGAGCCGAAGGGGAGGAAGCCATGA
- a CDS encoding helix-turn-helix domain-containing protein: MNTSNLNHVLGEQLIDVRQAALMFNLPSYWLSQAKERQERRIPHYRVGKLVRFKPNELEAWIAAQQTSHEGGADA, translated from the coding sequence ATGAATACCTCGAATTTGAATCACGTACTGGGCGAGCAGCTGATCGACGTGCGCCAGGCTGCACTGATGTTCAACCTGCCGTCGTATTGGCTCTCACAAGCCAAGGAGCGACAGGAGCGTCGCATTCCGCATTACCGCGTCGGCAAACTGGTTCGCTTCAAACCCAACGAGCTGGAAGCCTGGATCGCTGCGCAGCAGACGTCACACGAGGGTGGTGCCGATGCTTGA
- a CDS encoding phage/plasmid primase, P4 family produces the protein MLDFNDTSPPGETGRRNINDSERDEIRTELIARMESVLTTMFPAGKKRRGKFLIGDILGSPGDSLEVVLEGDKAGLWTDRATGDGGDIFALIAAYLGANVHTDFPRVLDEAADLLGRSRSVPVRRVKKEAPVDDLGPATAKWDYFDATGKLIAVVYRYDPPGRKKEFRPWDAKRRKMTPPDPRPLYNQPGLAAAGHVVLVEGEKCAQALIAIGVVATTAMHGANAPVDKTDWSPLAGKSVLIWPDRDAPGWDYADRASQAILNAGATTVAILVPPDDKPEGWDAADAIPDGFDVGGFLAVGERMPVMRSVEEAPSPDLLTGIDWTTEDGLSSAFTRRYGEDWRYCALWGKWLVWTGVRWNPDQVLYVSHLARGICRMASLKADSPRLTGKLASSATISSVEKIARSDPKHASTAEEWDADVWALNTPGGVVDLRTGRMRPHRRDDRMTKVTTATPQGDSPTWRAFLADVTGGDAELMAYLQLMVGYCLTGVTSEHALFFLYGTGANGKSVFVNVLTTILGDYAANAPMDTFMEARTDRHPTDLAGLRGARFVSSIETEQGRRWNESKVKAITGGDKVSARFMRQDFFEYVPQFKLVIAGNHKPSIRNVDEAMKRRLHLIPFTVTIPPERRDGRLTEKLLKERDGILAWAVEGCSLWQRQGLKPPATVVSATEEYFEAEDALGQWIEERCLLAKTHREGVSELFADWREWAERAGEYVGSVKRFSELMAARKFEKCRLTGGARGITGIALRPKPYSHGYPYRDD, from the coding sequence ATGCTTGATTTCAATGACACATCACCACCGGGAGAAACGGGTCGGCGAAACATCAATGACAGCGAGCGGGACGAGATTCGCACTGAACTGATCGCACGCATGGAATCAGTCCTGACCACGATGTTCCCGGCGGGAAAGAAGCGTCGTGGCAAGTTTTTGATCGGGGACATCCTGGGCAGCCCGGGCGACAGCCTCGAGGTGGTACTCGAAGGCGACAAGGCAGGTCTCTGGACGGATCGTGCCACGGGTGATGGCGGTGACATCTTTGCTTTGATCGCCGCCTACCTCGGGGCTAACGTCCACACCGACTTTCCCCGGGTGCTCGACGAGGCTGCTGATCTGCTCGGTCGTTCGCGATCAGTGCCGGTTCGCCGCGTCAAGAAGGAAGCTCCGGTTGATGATCTCGGCCCGGCCACGGCCAAGTGGGACTACTTCGATGCCACCGGCAAACTGATTGCGGTCGTGTACCGCTACGACCCACCCGGGCGCAAGAAGGAATTCCGGCCGTGGGATGCCAAGCGGCGCAAGATGACTCCGCCCGATCCGCGCCCGCTGTACAACCAGCCGGGGCTGGCTGCCGCTGGTCACGTTGTGCTGGTCGAGGGCGAGAAGTGTGCGCAGGCCCTGATCGCCATCGGCGTGGTGGCAACCACGGCCATGCATGGCGCAAATGCTCCCGTCGATAAGACCGACTGGTCGCCGCTGGCGGGCAAATCCGTGCTGATCTGGCCTGACCGGGACGCGCCGGGCTGGGATTACGCTGACCGTGCATCGCAAGCAATCCTGAACGCGGGTGCGACCACGGTCGCCATCCTGGTGCCACCCGATGACAAGCCGGAAGGCTGGGATGCGGCTGACGCCATTCCGGATGGCTTCGATGTGGGGGGCTTCCTTGCCGTCGGCGAGCGGATGCCGGTGATGCGCTCGGTAGAGGAAGCACCTTCGCCAGACTTGCTGACGGGCATCGATTGGACGACCGAGGATGGCTTGTCCAGCGCTTTCACCCGCCGCTATGGCGAGGACTGGCGCTACTGCGCGCTTTGGGGCAAATGGCTGGTCTGGACCGGCGTGCGCTGGAATCCGGATCAGGTGCTCTATGTGTCTCATCTGGCGCGCGGTATCTGCCGGATGGCGTCACTCAAGGCGGACAGCCCTCGGCTCACAGGCAAGCTGGCCAGCTCCGCCACGATCTCGTCCGTCGAGAAAATCGCACGCTCCGATCCCAAGCACGCGTCCACCGCCGAGGAGTGGGATGCCGACGTCTGGGCGCTCAACACACCAGGCGGTGTGGTTGATCTGCGCACGGGCCGCATGCGACCGCACCGGCGCGATGATCGGATGACCAAGGTGACCACGGCCACACCGCAGGGCGACAGTCCGACGTGGCGCGCATTCCTGGCCGACGTCACTGGCGGCGACGCTGAACTGATGGCCTACCTGCAACTGATGGTTGGCTACTGTCTGACGGGCGTGACCAGCGAGCATGCGCTGTTCTTCCTGTACGGGACCGGCGCGAACGGCAAGTCGGTGTTCGTCAACGTCCTGACCACCATCTTGGGCGACTACGCGGCCAACGCGCCGATGGACACGTTCATGGAGGCGCGCACCGACCGGCATCCGACCGATCTGGCGGGCCTGCGCGGCGCACGCTTTGTGTCATCCATCGAAACCGAACAGGGTCGGCGTTGGAACGAATCCAAGGTTAAGGCCATCACCGGTGGCGACAAGGTTTCCGCACGCTTCATGCGCCAGGACTTCTTCGAGTACGTGCCGCAGTTCAAGTTGGTGATCGCAGGCAACCACAAGCCCTCGATCCGCAACGTGGATGAGGCGATGAAGCGGCGACTGCACCTGATCCCGTTCACGGTGACGATCCCGCCCGAACGGCGTGACGGCAGGCTGACGGAAAAGCTGCTCAAGGAACGGGACGGCATTCTGGCGTGGGCGGTCGAGGGCTGCAGCCTTTGGCAACGCCAAGGACTGAAGCCACCCGCCACTGTGGTGTCGGCGACTGAGGAGTATTTCGAGGCCGAGGACGCGCTCGGGCAGTGGATCGAGGAGCGTTGCCTGCTGGCCAAGACCCACCGTGAAGGCGTTTCCGAATTGTTCGCCGACTGGCGTGAATGGGCGGAGCGCGCGGGTGAGTACGTGGGCTCGGTCAAGCGCTTCTCCGAACTGATGGCGGCCCGCAAGTTCGAGAAGTGTCGGCTGACCGGGGGCGCACGTGGGATCACGGGCATCGCCCTCAGGCCCAAGCCGTATAGCCATGGCTACCCCTACCGAGATGACTGA
- a CDS encoding crossover junction endodeoxyribonuclease RuvC: MNTTILALDLGTHTGWALQHLDGTITSGTEHFKPQRFEGGGMRFLRFKRWLNELLSASNHINAVFFEEVRRHAGVDAAHAYGGFMGHLTAWCEHHNIPYQGVPVGTIKKHATGKGNAGKDDMIASVRLRGHTPVDDNEADALALLHWAVETQEV, from the coding sequence ATGAACACGACAATCTTGGCCCTTGATCTGGGCACACACACCGGGTGGGCTTTGCAGCACCTGGACGGCACGATCACCAGCGGCACGGAGCACTTCAAGCCGCAGCGATTTGAAGGGGGCGGCATGCGTTTCCTCCGTTTCAAGCGCTGGCTCAACGAATTGCTCTCGGCCAGCAACCACATCAACGCGGTGTTCTTCGAGGAGGTTCGACGGCACGCTGGCGTTGATGCGGCGCACGCCTACGGTGGCTTCATGGGACACCTGACCGCATGGTGTGAGCATCACAACATTCCGTACCAAGGCGTTCCGGTCGGCACGATCAAAAAGCACGCGACCGGCAAGGGCAATGCGGGCAAGGACGACATGATCGCGTCTGTCCGCCTGCGTGGTCACACCCCAGTCGACGACAACGAAGCCGACGCCCTGGCCTTGCTGCACTGGGCTGTCGAGACACAGGAGGTGTGA